A single window of Ignavibacteriota bacterium DNA harbors:
- the lysC gene encoding lysine-sensitive aspartokinase 3 — protein MIVMKFGGTSVEDATAMRAMCDIVKSRAKRKPIVVLSACSGVTNTLIQCAELASTGREADAQNLLKEKISDRHIDIVQGLLTGLREQDRLIREISIYTDELRHLLYGISITGDLSPRVLDFVMSYGERLSTTIAVAALREMGLRAGLVDARRCVVTNSAFGKAEPDLKATGARCEEHLISAADRGELPVTQGFIAADARGITTTLGRGGSDFSAAIIGAVLNADDIEIWTDVDGILTADPKLVLNALRVKEMSFQEASELAYFGAKVLHPSTLLPAIEKNIPVHIYNSRRPDAGGTLIKPRVTASHVAVKSISSKRGITVLNITSTRMLGSYGFMKKIFDIFHEHHTSVDLVTTSEVSVSLSIDYSPDLDALLAHLEEFGRVQVQRNKAIVCIVGEKLKSEKGIAARVFGRLREVPIDMISQGASEINITFVIDEEHVPHAVRELHDEFFAGVKGKGVFE, from the coding sequence ATGATTGTCATGAAATTCGGAGGCACCTCGGTGGAGGATGCCACGGCAATGCGGGCCATGTGCGACATCGTCAAATCGCGGGCGAAGCGGAAACCCATCGTGGTGCTTTCCGCCTGCTCCGGGGTGACGAATACGCTCATTCAGTGTGCGGAGCTGGCGTCCACGGGCCGCGAGGCCGACGCCCAGAACCTGCTCAAGGAAAAAATCTCCGACCGGCACATCGATATCGTGCAGGGGCTGCTCACCGGACTCCGCGAACAGGACCGTCTCATCCGCGAAATCAGCATCTACACCGACGAACTCCGCCACCTGCTCTATGGCATCAGCATCACGGGTGATCTGTCGCCCCGCGTGCTCGACTTCGTCATGTCGTACGGCGAGCGGCTCTCGACCACCATCGCTGTCGCCGCCCTGCGCGAAATGGGCCTGAGGGCCGGACTCGTCGACGCGCGCCGCTGCGTGGTCACCAACAGCGCCTTCGGCAAGGCCGAACCCGATCTCAAGGCCACCGGTGCGCGCTGCGAGGAACACCTGATCTCCGCTGCCGACCGCGGCGAGTTGCCCGTGACGCAGGGCTTCATCGCGGCGGATGCGCGCGGTATCACAACAACCCTCGGACGGGGCGGCTCGGATTTTTCCGCGGCCATCATCGGTGCAGTGCTCAATGCCGACGACATAGAGATATGGACCGACGTCGACGGCATTCTGACCGCCGATCCGAAGCTGGTGCTCAATGCGCTCAGAGTGAAGGAGATGTCGTTCCAGGAAGCGTCCGAACTAGCGTATTTCGGCGCGAAGGTGCTGCACCCGAGCACGCTGCTGCCCGCGATCGAGAAGAACATCCCCGTACACATCTACAATTCGCGCCGCCCCGATGCCGGTGGCACGCTGATCAAGCCGCGCGTCACGGCGTCGCATGTGGCCGTCAAATCGATCTCCTCGAAGCGCGGCATCACGGTGCTTAATATCACGTCCACCCGCATGCTCGGCTCGTACGGGTTCATGAAAAAAATCTTCGACATTTTTCATGAACACCACACCTCGGTCGATCTTGTGACGACCTCGGAAGTGAGCGTCTCACTGAGCATCGACTATTCGCCCGATCTCGACGCCCTGCTCGCGCATCTCGAGGAATTCGGCCGCGTGCAGGTGCAGCGGAACAAGGCCATCGTGTGTATCGTGGGCGAGAAATTGAAGTCCGAAAAAGGCATAGCCGCGCGTGTCTTCGGCCGCTTGCGCGAAGTACCCATCGACATGATTTCGCAAGGTGCCTCCGAGATCAACATCACCTTCGTGATCGACGAGGAGCATGTTCCGCATGCCGTGCGTGAATTACACGACGAGTTTTTTGCGGGCGTCAAGGGGAAGGGTGTCTTCGAATGA
- a CDS encoding DUF493 family protein, with product MDIEYGNSLDPHEDELLEAMNAAYVFPGFYPVVLIMRNVEGVRPFVDAAVAYVQDGDTYTVTEKASSKGTYLSFHLQLWVADARCALRRKEELRTLDGAVSIL from the coding sequence ATGGACATCGAATACGGAAACAGTCTGGATCCGCACGAGGACGAACTGCTGGAGGCCATGAACGCGGCGTATGTGTTCCCGGGCTTCTATCCGGTGGTGCTGATCATGCGCAATGTCGAAGGGGTGCGCCCCTTTGTGGATGCCGCCGTCGCCTACGTGCAGGATGGCGACACATACACGGTCACGGAAAAGGCATCCTCGAAAGGCACGTATCTCTCCTTCCACCTGCAGCTCTGGGTGGCCGATGCGCGTTGCGCCCTTCGTCGGAAAGAGGAACTGCGCACGCTCGACGGCGCGGTGAGTATTCTGTAA
- a CDS encoding response regulator transcription factor has protein sequence MLRVLVVEDERKVRDSLVSGIRDAGFEVHDAEDGRAALSRLSDASYAVVVLDVMLPDMTGYDILSTIREHYSDTRVLLLTAIDRVDDKITALNAGADDYLTKPFVFEELVARLRALSRRGKLEEGQRLSARTLVMDRVKKTVTRDGMQLHLTLREYSLLEFLLLHKNEIVSRNMISQQVWKYGFEAESNVIDVYINYLRRKIDPEDGPSFITTIRGRGFMISDPA, from the coding sequence ATGCTTCGTGTCCTGGTTGTTGAGGATGAGAGGAAGGTCCGTGACTCTCTTGTATCCGGGATCCGGGATGCGGGATTCGAGGTCCACGATGCGGAGGACGGGCGCGCGGCGCTTTCCCGTCTCAGTGACGCGTCGTATGCTGTGGTAGTCCTGGATGTCATGTTGCCTGACATGACTGGTTACGATATTCTCAGTACCATTCGCGAACATTATTCTGACACCCGTGTATTGCTGCTCACAGCGATCGATAGAGTCGATGATAAGATCACCGCGCTCAATGCGGGTGCGGACGATTATCTGACGAAACCGTTTGTATTCGAAGAACTGGTCGCCCGTTTACGCGCTTTGTCGCGACGGGGGAAACTCGAAGAAGGTCAGCGCCTGAGTGCTCGGACACTTGTGATGGATCGGGTGAAAAAAACCGTCACACGTGATGGTATGCAACTGCACCTCACGCTGCGTGAGTACTCCCTTCTTGAGTTTTTGCTGCTCCATAAAAACGAGATCGTCAGCAGGAACATGATTTCTCAGCAGGTGTGGAAATATGGATTCGAGGCGGAATCCAACGTCATTGACGTGTATATAAATTATCTGCGGCGGAAGATCGATCCGGAGGACGGCCCCTCGTTCATCACGACGATTCGCGGGCGGGGTTTCATGATATCGGATCCCGCATGA
- a CDS encoding HAMP domain-containing protein — MRFFSLRFRIALVFTAAYGALFVLLLLWMIDHTRTDFLAEEDEQLRRHCSKIFTDVIASNGQPRHDFRRLALDPASGKHLLRLTLNDSVLIESRIALPRIQSMKGGDRDTIVDFAIGHDRFRVLHSVRGRLGLTLGADVTVQKHILDETYVLLSISIPCAILLSFVLGYYLVRRLLRPIQTIAAKAEQLSSTNLNERIPSEATNDELGVLVRTLNRMIERLQEGFVRTEQFAANASHELRTPLTIIQSEIELALTQQGDDESYRRVLVSSLDETRTLARIVNNLFMLAKMDGKRMVLEREEVSISDLVSDVHEQALIIAAGRDLKVEFEKHGAALVMCDPVLIARLLLNLVENALKYTPDGGLVRIIMEVGDSALCVHIDDSGPGIPQFEQERIFERFVRVTSSGGQSIRGAGLGLPIARMIAEIHGGSLTVTSREGVGSRFTFSLPIHT, encoded by the coding sequence ATGAGATTTTTTTCCCTGCGCTTCCGGATCGCGCTCGTCTTCACCGCGGCGTACGGTGCTTTGTTTGTGCTGTTATTGTTGTGGATGATCGATCATACGCGCACGGACTTTCTGGCGGAGGAAGACGAGCAGCTTCGCAGGCATTGCTCAAAGATCTTCACCGACGTCATCGCATCGAATGGCCAACCGCGCCACGATTTCAGGCGGCTCGCACTCGACCCCGCGTCCGGGAAACATCTGTTACGGTTGACTCTCAATGATTCCGTACTGATCGAGAGCCGCATTGCACTTCCGCGGATTCAGTCCATGAAGGGCGGCGATCGTGACACCATCGTCGACTTCGCGATCGGACATGATCGATTCCGTGTTCTTCACAGCGTGCGGGGACGGCTCGGGCTTACGCTTGGGGCCGATGTCACAGTCCAGAAGCACATCCTCGACGAGACGTATGTGCTCCTGAGCATATCCATACCATGTGCGATACTGCTGTCATTTGTTCTCGGGTATTATCTTGTTCGGCGATTGCTGCGACCGATTCAGACAATCGCGGCCAAAGCCGAACAATTATCATCCACGAATCTCAACGAACGCATTCCGAGTGAAGCCACGAACGACGAATTAGGGGTGCTGGTACGCACTCTGAATCGAATGATCGAACGACTGCAGGAGGGATTTGTTCGGACGGAACAATTTGCGGCTAATGCCTCGCATGAATTGCGGACGCCGCTTACCATCATACAAAGCGAGATTGAACTCGCCCTGACGCAACAAGGGGATGATGAGAGCTACAGGCGAGTGTTGGTATCAAGTCTCGATGAGACCCGCACGCTCGCCCGAATTGTAAACAATCTGTTTATGCTCGCGAAAATGGACGGGAAGCGCATGGTTCTCGAACGCGAAGAGGTTTCCATTTCCGATCTTGTTTCGGATGTGCACGAGCAGGCCCTGATCATCGCGGCCGGCCGGGACTTGAAAGTGGAGTTTGAAAAACACGGCGCCGCGCTTGTGATGTGCGACCCTGTTCTGATTGCGCGGCTTCTGCTGAATCTTGTGGAGAATGCACTAAAATATACACCGGACGGAGGGCTCGTCCGGATCATTATGGAAGTCGGAGACTCCGCGTTGTGCGTACATATCGATGATTCGGGCCCGGGCATCCCACAATTCGAGCAGGAACGGATCTTCGAACGTTTTGTTCGAGTTACTTCATCGGGAGGGCAGTCAATCAGAGGCGCCGGATTGGGTCTGCCAATCGCGCGTATGATCGCTGAGATTCACGGCGGGTCCCTGACTGTGACGAGCCGGGAGGGTGTTGGGAGCCGGTTCACATTTTCTCTTCCGATCCATACGTGA